The following proteins are co-located in the Aurantiacibacter atlanticus genome:
- the traC gene encoding type IV secretion system protein TraC: MTLSLAAARDALSRRLFADTARPERDRAHFGLDMLSDWLPYRVYDEGAKLYRNARSKGFVLEVTPLIGADEQTGEILGQFFSEGLPQGACLQVLNFASPRIGNVVAPWFAPRYEQGGIYEAIARARTKRLYDLVWNSGSAHAPFHARNVRVIVSLGVPVPGSVTDAELTECREGLMGMLHSLGLQAQELRPNGLLALIDELTSPTTAHEPDIHAWNPHDTLQAQAIRRDIELEIEDDRMILRTERFRETGRDAHGHPEVGECYPDHFDMRHYAVRSTPERWAPWECARLIGDMFADKLRFPCPTATMLCLVYPDQEAASARAGFKFMRTTSLSQTKSASFLPKLAEQSAEWRHVQAELQAGKKLVKLFYGLTSISPLGQGDAHERVIKAIYKAAGWDLADERFLQLQGLVAAFPMSLADGLADDMTRLKRLKTMLSTTAAHIAPMQGEYLGGAIPHLLLVGRRGQPFWWSPFENDAGNHNIAICGKSGSGKSVLLQELCAALRGAGAKVVVIDDGRSFEHSVKLQGGRFVEFTLASGFSLNPFSMVDDVRAHEDEDYRLDCIAMIKAMVGQMARPSSAPSDTERGLIDQAVTATWEALGSGASVDDVAHALQGSESEAGRDLATAIAPFCRGGSYGGFFSGKASFALDDDFTVFEMSDLASREELRSVVLSAIMFMTGQAMTRSSRSTKKLLLIDEAWAMLKGGSMGEFVETYARTARKYGGALATATQSLNDYYKSDGARAALENSDWMLVLQQKAETIADFRSQARLDMDDRTETLIRSLKRSGTEYSEIFIKGPETEAVGRLVLDPFSATIYSSDPDTYAAIQECERRGHSLADAIRIVAGDAQ; this comes from the coding sequence GTGACGCTATCCTTAGCCGCAGCGCGCGACGCGCTATCGCGCAGGCTTTTTGCCGATACGGCGCGACCCGAAAGAGATCGCGCGCATTTCGGGCTCGATATGCTCTCGGACTGGCTCCCTTACCGGGTCTATGACGAGGGCGCGAAGCTCTACCGCAATGCGCGCTCGAAAGGCTTCGTCCTCGAAGTCACCCCGCTGATCGGAGCTGACGAACAGACCGGCGAGATCCTCGGGCAGTTCTTCTCCGAAGGGCTGCCGCAGGGTGCCTGCCTTCAGGTTCTGAACTTTGCTTCCCCGCGGATCGGCAATGTCGTCGCCCCCTGGTTCGCCCCGCGCTACGAGCAGGGCGGGATCTACGAGGCTATCGCCAGGGCCCGGACAAAGCGCCTCTATGACCTCGTCTGGAATTCGGGCTCGGCGCATGCGCCCTTCCATGCCCGCAATGTCCGGGTGATCGTCTCGCTCGGCGTGCCGGTTCCCGGCAGCGTGACCGACGCCGAGCTCACCGAATGCCGCGAAGGCCTGATGGGCATGCTCCATTCGCTCGGGCTGCAGGCACAGGAACTGCGCCCGAACGGGCTGCTGGCGCTGATCGACGAGCTGACCTCGCCGACCACCGCGCATGAGCCGGACATCCATGCGTGGAATCCGCATGACACGCTCCAGGCCCAGGCGATCCGGCGTGATATCGAGCTCGAAATCGAGGATGATCGCATGATCCTGCGAACCGAACGGTTCCGCGAGACCGGGCGCGACGCGCACGGCCACCCCGAAGTGGGCGAATGCTACCCCGATCATTTCGATATGCGCCATTATGCCGTGCGCTCGACCCCTGAACGCTGGGCGCCCTGGGAATGCGCGCGGCTGATCGGCGACATGTTTGCCGACAAGCTGCGCTTTCCCTGCCCCACAGCGACCATGCTGTGCCTCGTCTATCCCGACCAGGAAGCGGCGTCGGCGCGGGCGGGCTTCAAGTTCATGCGCACGACCAGCCTCAGCCAGACCAAAAGCGCGAGCTTCCTGCCCAAGCTTGCCGAACAGTCGGCCGAGTGGCGCCATGTCCAGGCCGAGCTCCAGGCGGGCAAGAAGCTCGTGAAACTGTTCTATGGCCTCACCAGCATTTCGCCGCTCGGCCAGGGTGATGCGCATGAGCGGGTGATCAAGGCGATCTACAAGGCGGCAGGCTGGGATCTCGCCGACGAGCGTTTTCTCCAGCTCCAGGGCCTTGTCGCAGCATTTCCCATGAGCCTTGCCGACGGGCTTGCCGACGACATGACGCGCCTCAAACGCTTGAAGACCATGCTCTCGACCACGGCGGCGCATATCGCCCCGATGCAGGGCGAGTATCTGGGCGGGGCCATCCCGCACTTGCTGCTCGTTGGCAGGCGCGGCCAGCCTTTCTGGTGGTCGCCGTTCGAGAACGATGCGGGCAACCACAATATCGCGATCTGCGGCAAATCAGGCTCGGGTAAATCCGTGCTGCTGCAGGAGCTTTGCGCTGCCCTTCGCGGTGCGGGCGCCAAAGTCGTTGTGATCGATGACGGGCGCAGCTTCGAGCATTCGGTGAAGCTCCAGGGCGGGCGTTTTGTCGAGTTCACGCTTGCTTCGGGTTTTTCGCTCAATCCCTTCTCGATGGTCGACGATGTCCGCGCTCACGAGGATGAGGATTACCGGCTCGACTGTATCGCGATGATCAAGGCCATGGTCGGCCAGATGGCCCGGCCCAGCTCCGCGCCAAGCGATACCGAGCGCGGCCTTATCGACCAGGCCGTGACCGCAACCTGGGAAGCGCTTGGCAGCGGCGCGTCGGTCGATGATGTCGCGCATGCGCTGCAAGGCTCGGAAAGTGAAGCCGGGCGCGATCTTGCTACCGCGATCGCGCCGTTCTGCCGGGGCGGAAGCTACGGCGGGTTCTTCTCGGGCAAGGCCAGCTTTGCGCTCGATGATGATTTCACCGTCTTCGAGATGAGCGATCTTGCAAGCCGTGAGGAACTGCGAAGCGTGGTCCTCTCAGCAATCATGTTCATGACCGGACAGGCCATGACGCGCAGTTCGCGTAGCACCAAGAAGCTGCTGCTGATCGACGAGGCCTGGGCGATGCTCAAGGGCGGCTCGATGGGCGAGTTCGTTGAGACCTATGCCCGCACCGCGCGCAAATATGGCGGCGCGCTCGCGACTGCGACCCAATCGCTCAACGACTACTACAAGTCCGATGGCGCGCGCGCTGCACTCGAGAACAGCGACTGGATGCTGGTGCTACAGCAGAAGGCCGAGACCATCGCCGATTTCCGCAGCCAAGCGCGGCTCGACATGGACGACCGCACCGAGACGCTGATCCGCAGCCTCAAGCGCTCGGGCACCGAGTACAGCGAGATCTTTATCAAGGGACCCGAGACCGAAGCGGTCGGACGCCTCGTGCTCGATCCGTTTTCGGCGACGATCTATTCCTCCGATCCCGACACCTATGCCGCGATCCAGGAATGCGAGCGGCGCGGGCACAGCCTCGCCGATGCGATCCGGATCGTTGCGGGAGACGCGCAATGA